The following coding sequences are from one Nicotiana tabacum cultivar K326 chromosome 1, ASM71507v2, whole genome shotgun sequence window:
- the LOC107815546 gene encoding soluble inorganic pyrophosphatase PPA1 produces MSDDQVSQHRRAPRLNERILSSLSRRSVAAHPWHDLEIGPEAPKVFNVVIEISKGSKVKYELDKKTGLIKVDRVLYSSMVYPQNYGFIPRTLCEDNDPMDVLVLMQEPVLPGCFLRARAIGLMPMIDQGEKDDKIIAVCADDPEYRHYTDINQLAPHRLAEIRRFFEDYKKLENKEVAVNEFLPPNTAVDAIQYSMDLYAEYILQTLRK; encoded by the exons ATGAGTGATGATCAGGTATCCCAACATAGACGCGCCCCTCGCTTGAATGAGAGGATCCTCTCATCATTGTCCAGGAGGTCTGTTGCTGCTCATCCTTGGCACGATCTCGAGATTG GACCTGAAGCTCCAAAGGTTTTCAATGTT GTCATTGAGATTTCAAAAGGTAGTAAAGTCAAATACGAGCTTGACAAGAAAACTGGTCTCATTAAG GTTGATCGTGTCCTATACTCATCAATGGTGTACCCCCAGAACTATGGCTTCATTCCTCGGACATTATGTGAAGATAATGACCCCATGGATGTACTAGTCCTAATGCAG GAGCCTGTCCTCCCAGGTTGTTTCCTTCGAGCTAGGGCCATAGGTCTGATGCCTATGATTGATCAG GGTGAGAAGGATGATAAAATAATTGCCGTGTGCGCTGATGATCCAGAGTATCGCCACTACACTGATATCAACCAGCTTGCCCCTCACCGCCTGGCAGAAATCCGCCGCTTCTTTGAAGACT ATAAGAAGCTTGAGAACAAGGAGGTTGCTGTTAACGAGTTCCTGCCTCCAAATACTGCTGTCGATGCCATCCAGTACTCCAT GGACCTTTATGCTGAATACATATTACAGACACTGAGAAAGTAA